A single window of Patescibacteria group bacterium DNA harbors:
- a CDS encoding UDP-N-acetylglucosamine--N-acetylmuramyl-(pentapeptide) pyrophosphoryl-undecaprenol N-acetylglucosamine transferase, with product DGIEFIAIPSGKLRRYFSFKNFLDPFKIIVGFFKSFFIILKWRPDLVVTAGSFVSVPVVWVGWILRAPVLVHQQDARSGLANKLMAPFARVITVTFEESLKDYGKKAVWTGNPSHNVERITHNASNSKKNLPIVLIVGGGTGAMEINKLVWESLEELTKFCQVVHITGKGKRIMNNELGIRNYVSYDFLEHDKVMEIMQAADLVVSRAGLGFLTEISCLAKPAIIIPIPDSHQEDNARIFSKNKAAVVLDQKKLTPEDFINKIRELLKDEVLRRKLGGNAAGVMKKGASEAIAKIVELVTRNA from the coding sequence GACGGCATTGAATTTATAGCCATTCCGAGCGGGAAGCTAAGAAGATATTTTTCTTTTAAAAATTTTTTAGATCCATTCAAAATCATTGTCGGTTTTTTTAAATCTTTTTTTATAATTCTAAAATGGCGGCCGGATCTAGTGGTAACGGCCGGCAGTTTTGTAAGCGTGCCGGTAGTTTGGGTCGGGTGGATTTTGCGCGCGCCGGTTCTGGTCCATCAGCAGGACGCAAGGTCGGGACTGGCTAATAAATTAATGGCTCCGTTTGCCCGCGTTATTACCGTAACTTTTGAGGAGTCTTTGAAAGATTACGGCAAGAAGGCGGTCTGGACCGGTAATCCTTCCCATAACGTGGAACGCATAACGCATAACGCTTCTAATTCTAAAAAAAATTTGCCTATTGTATTGATAGTCGGAGGGGGGACGGGGGCGATGGAAATTAATAAATTGGTTTGGGAAAGCTTGGAGGAATTAACAAAGTTCTGTCAGGTTGTTCATATAACAGGGAAAGGAAAGAGAATAATGAATAATGAATTAGGAATTAGGAATTATGTTTCATATGATTTTCTTGAGCATGATAAGGTGATGGAAATTATGCAGGCGGCGGATTTGGTTGTTTCACGAGCTGGTCTAGGTTTTTTAACGGAAATTTCGTGTTTGGCTAAGCCGGCTATAATCATTCCGATTCCGGATTCGCATCAGGAAGATAATGCCCGGATTTTTTCTAAAAATAAAGCTGCTGTAGTTTTAGACCAAAAGAAATTGACACCAGAAGATTTTATCAATAAGATAAGAGAATTATTAAAAGATGAAGTTTTACGTCGTAAGTTAGGCGGCAATGCGGCCGGGGTTATGAAAAAAGGGGCTAGTGAAGCGATTGCGAAAATCGTGGAACTGGTAACGCGCAACGCATAA